In the Theobroma cacao cultivar B97-61/B2 chromosome 1, Criollo_cocoa_genome_V2, whole genome shotgun sequence genome, one interval contains:
- the LOC18610851 gene encoding peroxidase 72, whose amino-acid sequence MGHSVGFIIVLSLLAIAPLCLCGKTIAGGYLYPQFYDHSCPKAQEIVKYIVAKAVAKEARMAASLLRLHFHDCFVKGCDASILLDSSRTIISEKRSNPNRDSARGFEVIDEIKAALEKACPHTVSCADIMALAARDSTVLTGGPNWEVPLGRRDSTGASLSGSNNNIPAPNNTFQTILTKFKRQGLNIVDLVALSGSHTIGNARCTSFRQRLYNQSGNGQPDYTLDQSYAAQLRTNCPRSGGDQNLFFLDFVSPIKFDNSYFKNLLAYKGLLNSDQVLFTKSAVSRELVKKYAYNQELFFQQFAKSMIKMGNISPLTGYRGEVRKNCRKVNAY is encoded by the exons ATGGGTCATTCTGTGGGCTTTATCATAGTTCTTTCTCTTCTAGCCATTGCTCCCCTTTGTCTCTGTGGCAAGACTATTGCGGGAGGATACCTCTACCCTCAGTTTTACGATCACTCATGTCCAAAAGCTCAAGAGATTGTAAAGTACATTGTAGCCAAAGCTGTTGCAAAGGAGGCCCGTATGGCTGCTTCACTGCTTAGGCTACACTTCCATGACTGCTTTGTCAAG GGCTGCGATGCATCAATTTTGTTAGACAGCAGCAGGACCATAATTAGCGAAAAGAGGTCGAATCCTAACCGGGACTCGGCTAGAGGATTTGAAGTCATAGATGAGATCAAAGCTGCACTGGAGAAAGCGTGTCCTCATACGGTATCATGTGCTGATATTATGGCCCTGGCTGCTAGAGATTCTACTGTTCTG ACTGGTGGACCTAACTGGGAAGTCCCTCTCGGGAGGAGGGATTCCACAGGTGCAAGCTTGAGTGGCTCTAACAATAATATTCCTGCTCCAAACAACACATTTCAAACAATTCTAACCAAGTTCAAGCGACAAGGCCTGAACATTGTTGATCTTGTGGCACTTTCTG GGAGCCACACCATTGGAAATGCCCGATGCACCAGCTTCAGGCAGAGACTTTATAACCAATCAGGCAATGGACAACCAGACTACACACTTGACCAATCATATGCTGCTCAATTGCGCACCAACTGTCCAAGATCAGGTGGAGATCAGAACCTGTTTTTCTTAGATTTCGTGAGCCCAATAAAGTTCGATAACAGCTACTTCAAGAACTTATTGGCTTACAAGGGCCTGCTGAACTCTGACCAAGTTCTGTTTACTAAGAGTGCTGTATCAAGGGAGTTGGTGAAGAAATACGCTTACAACCAGGAACTCTTCTTTCAGCAATTTGCCAAGTCCATGATTAAGATGGGAAATATCTCACCACTGACAGGTTATAGGGGTGAGGTCAGAAAGAATTGCAGGAAGGTTAATGCTTATTAA